In the Brettanomyces nanus chromosome 1, complete sequence genome, TCGAAGACAATTGGGAAAGCCTTCACACAGAAAATTGATAGCTTAGTTTTGACATTGGGTGGAATACACACTGAGTATCTTAGCGGCTTGAATGCCCAGAATCCTCAATTTGAAGCCAAATTGAACGCTCTTGCGTCATTCATCAAAATAATCTTCTTGCCATTGGTGTGCCTCTGCTTTATAATCGTGTTCTTGATGTACAAACTAAGAAACGACATCAAGCATGCTAAGGTTCTATAGATTAAATTATCTTGGTTTACTAAATACACTTGTTCATTCGTTCAGAGATACGATGGCTTCCTGTGACGAATGTTGGAATATCCTAATGCGTTCGGGTTAGGAACCCTCTTGACACGGACCCTTTTAGTTTGTAGTACTCCATTGGAATTTTGAATCTGCAGCTCCATCTGattggaagaaggaattCCAAACAGGATTCGTTGGTACTTGAGAAGTTCTGGATCATCCACTGGGAGCTCTCTCTCGATTACAATCTCTCTATcaggaaaagaaacttgTTCAGAATGTGtatcttcaagctcttccacttcttcgAGCTCCTCGTCGCTAATTGTAACCTCATCTTCGAATTCGGGGAGAAGTGCTTCCATCGTCCTgtccttctcttcttcatctttctcctctGCCGTATACTCTTCGACCTGCTGCTCATCTGCGTTACCATTATTGTTTGATTCCTCAGTAGAGAAAAACTCTCCACTACTTTTGACATCAAAATCAACAGAAGCTTCTTCCAAGTTCCGCTTAATCTCCTTTACACGTGCCTTATCCGTAAGCCGCTTCATATTAGCCTCTTTTCTATGATGCCTTTTTTCAGCAATCTCCATTCGAATCTTGTgcatctctttgaacttctcCTGGCGCTTCATTGTCCacttttcaaattgttTCCACGTTTTCACACTGACTATTTTATTACGGCCAAATTTCAATTCACCATTTTCGGTCAAGTTTTTACCTCCAAACCTATTCAAATAATAGAGCATCCATTGATAGTCTCTCATAATTCTCTTGTTATTCATGAACTGATTCAATATTACCTCGCCGTGAAGGTACTCCACATCATCAACAGTCTCgttgaaagaagcagaaaaatgCGAAGCATTGGCAACAGGAAGCTTTAGTTTGACCTTTTCTATGTTCATCGCACGTATCTGCTTGTCAATAATACTCTTATCATAGTAGGGTAATCCGTTAAGTATTGATCGCTTCTTGTATCTGTTTGACTCATTCATCACAGGCAATCTAATCAATCTCGAGTTTAATGCCGTcgagttgaagaaagtacCCCCCAACAATGAAATCGACTCAGATGTACCTAATCCGTTCAGGATATTCTTACCCTTGTGATGGTGGTGGCTGTGACCATAATGGTGTGATTTGTGGTCGTCTTCATGCTTGAAGCTCCACTGATAAGAGGGAAGCTTGTTGATGGAGTTCAATGGAATACCAGAATTGTTCGCTATGCTCTGGCCGACGACCATAGTAGCCGGTTGTGGATGTGCCGATGACCGCTCGGACATGAACTCATCACTGTATATGTTACTGGGGAAAATGGACTTCTGGTAGTTCTCTACACTCACTGTGGAGTCAAGCACTGCCTTTGAAGGGTCAAGAACAGCAGGGAGTTGATACACCTTGCAGACCAATTTCAACTTATCCTCAACATCCTTATCGGTGGTCTCTGCTGAAAACATATTGTCAGttccaagaaagagcaaCGGTGCACTAGTTAAAGATGAAATAAATAGCCTCACCCTTTCAACTCGTTCAgctttttcttatttttttgcATTGCCTCATTTGATTCCCAAAGCGGAAGGCGAGTAATATCAAAGGATTTTACGCAGTTAATCGTTAGTCATTAGTATTTGGATAGCAGTTAGTCGTTAGAGCACGAGTTGgcttcctcatcatccaGACCATGTACGGTTACGAACTTTTCTGAGATATCATCTGCTTGGTCGCCTTttacctcttcttccatttttAATGAGGCATTTCTACGCTCAGGCCCCACAAAGGTAATGAAAATTACATATACAAATACGCAGCCAACAAATATCGCCATCACTTTAGCATAATCATATATCCGCTTACCGCTGGGAGATTTCGTAATAAAATCTTCCCCCAAGGTGCTTTCTATAGtagatgaagcagaagatgcCAAATTACCCAATTGGTATGCTACACCAACGACGAATGATCTAAACGAAGGTGGTGCCAACTCTGATAGGTGAATTGGAACCACACCCCAAGCACCTTGTATACAAAATTGCAGAAAAAATGCTCCTGCATTAATGGCATCTGAATCCAAAAAGGCCCAAGGGTATATCAATGCACCTCCAACTATGCAACAAATAATGATGGTTAGCCTTCTACCAACGAAGCTGGAAAAGTGTGCAATAATAATGCCACCACAGAGTGCACCGATATTTGCAACACAGTTTGTGACGGTTGACTTATCCTCAGAGAAAGAGTAACGAACAGTTAGCAACGTTGGATAGAGATCCTGTGAACCATGGGACATAAAGTTGAAGCCAGCCATTAGAAACACAAGGTAGACAATCATCAACCAGTAACTTTTAAAGGCTGCCCTTGCCTTACTTCCAAAGTCCTTTTGCCTTATGCCACGAGCCTTATTATATTCAAAGATTTTCTGAGCATCAGAGAAAGCCTTAGTCTCTGGTAATACACTTCTAAAAATGACAATTAAAAACATAACACCGGCTCCAAACCAAAACATGGCTCTCCACTTCTTTGGTGAATTATCGGCAATGGCACGTGTAAATATAACGGCCATCAAGTAGCCAAAAGTATAACCCTGCTGAATGAAACCAGATATAATACCCCTCGCTTCTATCGGACAGTCATCTAAAGCAGTGGCTGCAGCATTGCCATAGACTCCTCCCAATAAAATTCCAAAGAGGGATCTGACAGCTAAAAATTCCTTAAAGGTTTGAATAAACCCCGTACCAATTTCTAAGAAGCAGACCAACAATAGATTGATCACCAATGGCCATTTCCGTCCGTACCGATCCCCCAAATATCCAAATACTATACTACCAACAGATCTGAGCATTAACACCAATGTTATACCCCAAGTAATATCCTTGACAGATTTATCAAATTGTTCTGCAAGGACGGTGGTGTTCATAGAGATTGTGAAAAAATCGTATGCCACCCAAGACCAACCGGCAAAGGCCGAAATAATCATCAACCACTGTTGCCTCtcaatcatcttcaaacCAGGAAGTGGGTTCAATAGATGCCGATTGGCCTTGGCCATCTCTCTGGAAGGAATGAGCTCTGTAAATCTTGTTGAACAGTACTTTCTTATCGATGACCACGAGAAGTCGATATTAATTTCGTTTATTTTCGAGCCAGTAGAAGACTCTACTGATTCAATTgcagccaaagaagaagctgcaTCATCGTTAGATTGTCTACAGGGCATTGATAGTTTAATGATATCCTGTTCAAGCATTAAAATCAAGCCAATTACTTGGATCCTTATATACGAAGTTGGTTAGGCACCGAATCCCCACAAATATAAAAGGTGTAGATCATGTTCTACACATCACTTATATCTTATAGAACGGGGATAAGTACCGTGATCAAGGAGATATAGCACTACATGACCTTAGTCAGAATTTTAGATTTGGGGGTGCAGCATCTCACCCCATCTGATATGGGGACAAtagattcaagaaaacGAATGgctgaagctgaaaagaACAATACAGAAATAAAAGGCTGTGTCGTGGAAAGgaaaaaacaaaagatTTAAGAACTTACCGCTCAACGGATTGCTGGTTCCGTGCACATTTTAATCGGGGCAAATGGAATAAACACAAAATACTGGTACTAGCGTGCCACACACAACCTAAAGTCATTGGacgaggaaaagaaaaaaagacgTTCCAAAGCAGATGGTGCAATATGTCAAGGTCGCGGAGAAAcgataaaagaaaaacaagcCACGAACATTTTCAGAGTGTCGTTTTTCCGCTTTTGGCAATTGCGAGCAACGAAGACCGTGACTCGATATTcaaaataataataaagCAACAGAGGCTGGAATGGAAAGTGAGAGGCGGGGAGAGGGCTAGCCGGGAAATTTAAAGAAGTAACATGGACAGGAATTCTTTGAGGACCAGCCAGACTGGACCCCAGCACTGTTTTGGAGACAGAACCTAAGGCAGAACCTGAGACAGAACCTGGCCGCCGTTGACGTTGCAGTGCCCCAGTGCCGTTCGCAAGATGAACTCTTTACAATTTAAAAAAATGTTGCAGTATCGTTTACGTCATACATAAGCAAGTCCCAAATGACAACAACAATCGAACTAACTGTGAGTAAGCATTTAAGAGAAGTGGAAGAATATTAAATAGCCGGAGTAATTAATGTACTCTTGGGCTGTCAGCTGTCCCAAAAGGGAAGTCTCATTCAACCAAAAAGTTCTTGCATCGCCCAAAGGAGTAAGAAAAAGATCTATCCTGCATCACAGGCAAACAGGCAAACAGGCGTCGATGTCACTGGATCTGTGattggagaagagaaaggagtGGGCAGGGTCTAAGAGTCAAACGCGAATGAGGGTTGTCAAGAGGGGACCGGAAGGAACCAAGAGAAACCAAAAGGAACCCGGTAACTTTGGACGGGACATGAAAACTTGATGTATTATCATGGACGCTACATTACAACAAATTAAATAAGACCGGACGCATAAGCTTTCGTCTATCACCACTTGCTACCTGAGGCAAAATCAATGGATGACCAGTCGATTTCGTGATCCCGCCAACGAGTCTCAGAATCCTAAAACAAGCAGCCCCACCACTTATCTATCGGTCGACACctctgaaaaatttatGGACTACTTTGACTCGCCATGGCACCCTCCCCCTGGCTTTCGTTGCTTAGCATTCCCAAAGAGTCTGGAAGCTCTCCCgcaaaaaaaagaaagaaaagaacttcGAAACTTTTTCTCGAATTTCATTCAATTAAGAGATAAAAAAAGGTCTGAGATTTCTCCCCTGTCCTAATTATAGCATCAATGTTGCAAAACCAAGTAGTAAATTGACTAATAAAAGTTGTGTTTATTCCTAATCGGGCACaattttcaactttttccCCTCCTCCCTTAGTAATcgcttcttttcttagtAACAAAGAATccatctttttctttgctttgctttttcttattattTTTAAATACATTTAGATTATGCTTTGTTATGATTTGCTTAGTTTGTTTTCCGATTATTTGGCCATCTTCTTGCCACCGTTGGATATAAATACATGCCTTTCCCGTATACTTAAGGTGTGTCTTTAGTTATATCTTTTTACTTTTCTCTGTTACATCTGTTCTTTATCCAACACTAACAAACCTCTTTAGTCTTTCGCTCCTAGTATTCATAATGCAATTCAGTTTTATCGCTTCATTAGCTCTTGCTGGCGCCGCCGCCGCTGACTACTTCAACGCTACTACCACCACTAACGTTGTCACCGAGTTCACCACTTACTGCCCAGAGGCCACTACTTTCGCTGTTAACAACAAGACATACACTGTCACTGCTCCAACCACTTTGACTATCACTGACTGTCCATGTACCATTGTCCCAACTACTGCTGCTCCAgtgtcttcttctgctgctccAGTGACTTTGTCTACTTCTACTTCAGTGACTTCCAAGGCTCCTGTCTTGTCCACCGCCACTGGTGCCGGTGCTAAGGCTGGTGTTGCCGGTTTGGCCGCCATTGCCGGTGCTGCTGCTTACTTGTTGTAAGTGATGTAAAATCGTTTACAAAGGGGCATTAGTTTTTCGGAAATAGCTTTTCATTTCATGGGGAAGCTTGATTGTTTAACActttaatatttttttttctctctaatAACATTTCATTATTGTTGTTTTAATAGCTTGTTGTCTTTGATTTACTTTAATTTATTGGTGAAAGTGGTCTTCGAGTTTTCTCAGATGATCGTTTTTTACTTTTCTTGGATAAGAAATAAATTTGAAGTTGTAAAATTGTAATTAGGCAGGCCCGTGGCTGCTTCCGGTAAATTCCGGTGGCGTGCGGGTGGTCTGACGTGGTGGGAGGGGGTGATATCCATAGCGACACAATCTTTTTCCAGGTCTGGCCATATTACCTAATCTGGAAAGTCATGCATGCCATtcaaaaagggaaagaaatGCTATCAATCGTATTCGATACTTCTCCTGTAACACATTGAATTGATTCATCTCCTCAAAGAAGAGGTAACTAGTGATGGACGTACATAATGAGGAGTTACTGGAAGGGCTCGTCAGCAGAttatttgaaggagataaCACCGAGGGCCAGACTCCCAGGATGAATACTGATAATACGATGGTTTTGCAGGCGTGGCTAGGCGATGATTGGCTGAAAGGATGCCTCTCATTAATTGAGTCGCATAGAATGATCGCTCTCAATTATAAAGACAACTGCCGTATTAACTTTGTCGTAGGGGGAACCTCTGATATTCCTACCAAATATGAATCTTTACTAGAATATTTGGAAAATTGTACAACTGTTTCTATTGCATCTACTTGTACCGATCCTTGGTCTTTATGTTCATGTGGTTCGGTATTTCCGGCACGCCAACATACCAGGCTTGACCCCATATTTATGTGTCCTCATCAACTGGCATGGTTTGTCTATAACCATCACCGAGAGAGgctctctttctttgtacATACTATTCAGATCAACTCTCTTTCAGATTGGGTCAATATTAACGATCTACTATATAGAAGAAGCTAACGACTCACTCATCGATTCTGTTTGCACCGCCACCTCCGCCACAACTACCTACAACCGTTTTATATGTAGATtcattgaaaaaattttttcctcttaGAAACGTCGGCCCTCTGAATACGTTAAACAAGCGAATTTacagaaggaaaaagaaaaaaactGAAATTTTCTGTTGGTGGAAGAAAACCAGTAACAGTTCCCTCGTTCTACATTGAATTTCCGTTGGAAGGCACAAACTTTTCTCCGTTATCATATTCATTTATACTCTGACCTCTTCCAGTTACCCTCGAACCTAATCGCATATTGATTCTCCCTAACTGAGATTGTCATCTACCCTCCTTTGCCACCCTAACAATAATCACAACACTTTTCTGCATTTTATAGATCGAAGCCAGATCGAACGAGATCCATCCGAGTTTTTATTTAGCCGTTCCATTTTGTTTTTTCCCATCTTCACTTTCCCCCGATAATGACTCAAACTGAGACTGCACTAGCTTCCATACAGGCTATCGAAATGCCAGACATGGCAAATACGACGGACGCTACATATACTTCCAGTCTAAGTCATACGAATACACCAACTATAGTTAAAACAACCGCAACCGACAATTCAACTTTACAGGATGACGAGGGCTCTTCTATGCATCATGTTGATCTTTATTCAATTCCTACTGATCATATAGAACAATTTGTTCCACAGCCGTATGATTCAAAGCAACCATCTCACTCAGGTGGAGGTGGTGGCAACCATTTATCCAAGCCATCACTCTCACAGAGAGATGAACAGAGATTTGAGGAGAACATTGCTATGAACAAAGCTTTAACAGTGGTTGCACTTTCCAGATTTAATAGAACTGTATCCCACGCTATGCCCCTTTATTTTGGTACAGACGAGATCGAATTCAGCATATATAGAAAACAGGCCCTAAGGAACAGAAGACTCTCATCCAACGCTAACTATCCCGATGGTGAGTCCGAGACTGACCATCATTATACTCGGCTTTCTACGAGGAATTTCAGAGTTAAAATTAGGGCTTCAAGTTTCTCTAGTGGTCCTAAAGCTTTCAAGGCTCCAAAGGCTTCAAGGGATTCAATGGCTCCAGAGCCTCTAAGAGCTCCAATTACTACTACTAGTGTTAAGGATCTCAGCCCAACTCCTCAGTCTGTGCAGGAAGCTTCTTTACCTACCGCATCCCGTTTAAAATGGAGTGAAGCTATACAGAGGGGTCTTCACAAGAGTAGCAGTAACCGGACTGACTCTACACCAGAAACTGCAGTGTCTACAGCTATGACGGCGTCAACTTCTACATCAATACCACCGTCTTCGTCCTCCATATTAACATCGGGTTCCCCTTCAGGTTTGTCGACCTCCACCTCTTCGACTCCACAAACAGATACTCTGTTCACTAAGAGTGATAATTTATCAAAACCTTTAGGTCTTGTGGCGTTGAAAGTCATGTACGACGAGAAATTCTTAGAGTCGATCATTGACGACAACAAATCTGCCTTGGTATACCCCCACGGATTGATTAATACCGGCAGTATATGCTATATGAACTCTGTTATTCAGATGCTTCTTGAATGTGAACCATTTTCCCAACTTTTAAATGTTATTCGTGATAATACTGTTACCTCTTTCGAGAGCGGTAGCAAGACGCCGTTGATCGATGCTTTATTATTACTTCATGATTCATTCAAAAAGCGTCCAAATTCAGGTAACACATTTAATGGTCTTGCCACACGTGCAGATGCTGTCAGCCCTCTGGGCTTCTACACAGCCATTTCAAAGCTAGACAGGTTTCGTGACTTGGAATGGGGCAAACAggaagatgctgaagagTTTTTAGGATTTCTACTGGATGGTTTGCACGAGGAATTTGTCACTAGCCTCGAGAATCTTCCTATGGAGGAGGCCATTAAGTTTGCCAATAGTTTTAAAGATCAAGAGACACCGGATAGAATAGTGTCTGCAGTAAAGACTATTAAGAATACCAGAGGTAAAGGATTTGGAGCAGAGGcggaagatgaagaagatgcaacAGGAGAAGCCGGTAGATGGAACGAAGTTGGATCCAATAGAAAGATCGCTGTCAGGAGAACTTTTGAGTTTAAGCCTTCCCCAATTGCACAGTTGTTTGGGGGACAATTCCGGTCTGTATTACAAATGCCGAACTCCAAGAAATCTTCAATCACTTTAGATCCATTCATGCACGTCCAATTGGATATTAGTGATCCAGATACCACCGATTTAGTGACTGCCTTTAAGAAGTTTTCTgaggttgaagagattTCGTATGGTAACCAAAAGGCAAAGAAACAGAATCTAATTGATAGGCTCCCCAAAATTCTTATCATCCACTTGAAGAGGTTCTCGTTTGTTACGATAGATGAGAATGGAGAGGGAAGCGATAACTACGAAATAGTTTCctcaaagcagaagagacgCAAACATGTTCAGCAGGCACCTGAGCAGGAGCAAGAACtacaggaagaagagacacCAAGTTCATATGAGCATTCTAATAAGCTGATGGAGGGACGTATAGAGAAAATTCACAAAAAAATCGGCTATCAGCACGAACTCAATTTACCGGCCTCATGCATTTCAACCATGGCGTTTGATGCATCTGTTTATAAACTTGTCGGTGTTATATATCATCATGGCAGAACTGCAGAAGGTGGTCATTATACTGCTGATGTTTTGGAACCTTCAGGAGATTGGATTCGCTTAGACGATACCCAGGTGTCCAAGATCACGAGCGAGGAAGTGATTGAAAATGGCATCAACGGTGGCAACTTGACTAACAATAATAAGAGTGCCTACTTGTTGATGTATCAAAAGATATAATGAAGGGGACGAAGATAATAATGACGGGTTATGAATTTTGAACTTTTTAGCTTCTTCTACGTTATAGTCGTAATTGAAACTTAACTAATTAGTAGTCTGGATGCAAATTAAATCAGTGAGTTACAAATCCttgaaagatctttttcttgtccATCTTATTGTCAAATATTTtcaatctgaaaaattttcgacTTTTATCTAATCATCTTTAGCTTTCTtatccatcatcaatcaaaaaaatggatGATTTGTTCGGGGTATTTGACGAGAATCCACAGGATTTAGATTctttggagaaagaaaagttaATTAAGAAGGATGCTGATAGTAAACCCATCGAGAAAGACgttaagaagagaagaaatgatcaAGGCGATAACAAGATCTCCTCTACTAAAAAAGCACGTACGTACGAAAAGCAATTGATCGATAAAAAAGCTATAAAGCCAAATGTAACGCCTATTGTTGCAGATTCGTTAGAAATCGAAGCTTCGCGTGAATTTGATGCATCGGATGGACTTCTTGAATCTAGTAAGAAGCAGGAActagagaaagaaggttcGAAATCAGATACTGGGGACGTCGAGAAGGACGGTTCTGCGGGGTCAACTGCTAAAGGACCTAAAATGAAATTAAAGCATCAAGTGAGACATCAGGTTGCCGTTCCTCCAGGATACAACTACATACCCATTGGCCAACATAGACGAGAGAAGGAGGCTAGAACGTACCCGTTCAAGCTTGATCCTTTTCAAGATACTTCAATCTCTTGTATAGATAGAGATGAATCTGTTTTAGTCTCGGCACATACTTCTGCAGGTAAGACGGTGGTGGCTGAATACGCCATTGCACAGTCTCTTAGAGATAAACAACGAGTGATCTACACTTCCCCTATCAAGGCTCTTAGTAACCAGAAGTATAGAGAATTGCATGCCGAATTTGGCGATGTCGGTTTAATGACTGGTGATGTCACTATAAACCCAGATGCAGGATGTTTAGTGATGACTACAGAGATTTTAAGATCTATGCTTTATAGAGGCTCAGAAGTTATGAGAGAAGTGGCCTGGGTTATATTCGACGAGGTGCATTATATGAGAGACAAAACACGTGGCGTTGTGTGGGAAGAGACAATAATACTTTTACCGGATAAGGTTCACTATGTGTTTCTTTCTGCCACCATACCAAATGCTATGGAATTTGCACAGTGGATTTGCAAGATTCATAATCAACCTTGCCATATTGTCTATACCGATTTTAGACCTACACCCTTGCAACATTATCTATTTCCTTCAGGGGGTGAAGGAATATATCTTGtggttgatgagaaaggcACGTTCAGAGAAGAGAATTTTCAGAGAGCTATGGCCTCCATTTCCAACACGCAAGGCGACGATCCTGCTTCAATAGATTCCAGGAAAGGTGGAAAGACTTGGAAAGGAGGTATGCATGATGGTAAATCCGACATTTACAAAATTGTGAAGATGATCTGGGTGAAGAAGTATAATCCAGTCATTGTGTTCTCATTCTCGAAAAGAGACTGTGAGGCTCTTGCATTGAAGATGTCTAAGATGGATTTTAATACTGCTGAAGAAAAGCAAATGTCCACCAAGATCTTTACTAATGCCATCGGTATTCTTTCCGATGAGGATAAGGAATTGCCTCAGATTAAAAATATCTTACCACTATTGAAAAGGGGTATCGGCATTCATCATTCTGGTTTATTGCCTATATTGAAAGAGGTTATTGAGATCTTGTTCCAAGAGGGATTATTAAAAGTGCTATTTGCTACAGAGACCTTCTCTATTGGTTTGAATATGCCGGCCAAGACTGTTGTCTTTACTTCCGTGAGGAAATGGGATGGTACAGGGTTCCGATGGGTTTCTGGCGGTGAATACATTCAAATGTCCGGAAGGGCTGGCCGTAGAGGTTTGGATGATCGCGGTATTGTCATTATGATGATCGATGAAAAGATGGAACCACAAGTTGCCAAGTCCATGGTGAAAGGCCAGGCTGATAGGTTAGACTCTGCCTTCCATTTGGGTTACAATATGATCTTGAACTTGTTGCGTGTCGAAGGTATTTCTCCCGAGTTTATGATGGAGAGTTCTTTCTACCAGTTTCAGAAGTCATCTGCTGTGCCCCAGCTTGAGAAGCAGATCCAAGATACTAAAGACAAGTTAGAAAAAATTCATATTGACGATTACGACAACATCAAGGAATATTACGATCTTAAAAAGCAGTTGTCCCAATATCGTGACGATGCAAGAAAAATCATCACTCATCCTGGTAATATACTTCCTCATTTAAAGAGTGGGAGAATTATCAAGGTCAAAATTGGGGATCTGGACTTTGGATGGGCGATTGTGATTGATTTCCATAAGAGAAATCCGAAAAGAGGGCATACCACTAGTACGTTTACCGATCACGAATCATATCTGGTGAATGTGTTTGTTAACACGATGTTTATCGATTCTCCGTTGAACTTGATCAAGCCGTTTAGTCCGTTGCTACCTGAAGGTATCAGACCGGCTAAAAAGGGGGAAGAGTCTACCATAACAGTGATACCAATAACTTTGGACTCTATTCAAGAAATTAGCAGTTGTCGTTCGATAATGCCGAAGGATATCAACAATCGGCATTCTAGAGACACATTAAATAGGGCACTTAAGGAGATAGAGAGAAGGCATCCTGATGGACTTCCTTTGCTTGACCCCATAGCCAAGATGCATATTGAGGACAGCGGATTCATGACTCTTcgaaagaaaatggaaataTTAGAGTCTAAGGTGCAATCGAATCCATTGGCAAAGTCTCCGAAACTTAAAGAACTATACAATGATTATTCTGAAAAGGTTACCTTTGAAGATACTGTTAAGAAACTCGAAGCCAAGAATAGTGAGGTGCAGTCAATAATCCAgcttgatgatttgaaaCATCGGAAAAGagtattgagaagattggGATTCATCTCTCAGAATGATGTGGTCGAAATGAAAGGTAGAGTTGCATGTGATATCAGTACAGGTGACGAGTTGCTACTTACAGAATTGATTTTCAACGGTACATTTAACGAACTAAAACCGG is a window encoding:
- a CDS encoding uncharacterized protein (MEROPS:MER0000866~BUSCO:EOG09340QPN); this encodes MTQTETALASIQAIEMPDMANTTDATYTSSLSHTNTPTIVKTTATDNSTLQDDEGSSMHHVDLYSIPTDHIEQFVPQPYDSKQPSHSGGGGGNHLSKPSLSQRDEQRFEENIAMNKALTVVALSRFNRTVSHAMPLYFGTDEIEFSIYRKQALRNRRLSSNANYPDGESETDHHYTRLSTRNFRVKIRASSFSSGPKAFKAPKASRDSMAPEPLRAPITTTSVKDLSPTPQSVQEASLPTASRLKWSEAIQRGLHKSSSNRTDSTPETAVSTAMTASTSTSIPPSSSSILTSGSPSGLSTSTSSTPQTDTLFTKSDNLSKPLGLVALKVMYDEKFLESIIDDNKSALVYPHGLINTGSICYMNSVIQMLLECEPFSQLLNVIRDNTVTSFESGSKTPLIDALLLLHDSFKKRPNSGNTFNGLATRADAVSPLGFYTAISKLDRFRDLEWGKQEDAEEFLGFLLDGLHEEFVTSLENLPMEEAIKFANSFKDQETPDRIVSAVKTIKNTRGKGFGAEAEDEEDATGEAGRWNEVGSNRKIAVRRTFEFKPSPIAQLFGGQFRSVLQMPNSKKSSITLDPFMHVQLDISDPDTTDLVTAFKKFSEVEEISYGNQKAKKQNLIDRLPKILIIHLKRFSFVTIDENGEGSDNYEIVSSKQKRRKHVQQAPEQEQELQEEETPSSYEHSNKLMEGRIEKIHKKIGYQHELNLPASCISTMAFDASVYKLVGVIYHHGRTAEGGHYTADVLEPSGDWIRLDDTQVSKITSEEVIENGINGGNLTNNNKSAYLLMYQKI
- a CDS encoding uncharacterized protein (EggNog:ENOG41), yielding MFSAETTDKDVEDKLKLVCKVYQLPAVLDPSKAVLDSTVSVENYQKSIFPSNIYSDEFMSERSSAHPQPATMVVGQSIANNSGIPLNSINKLPSYQWSFKHEDDHKSHHYGHSHHHHKGKNILNGLGTSESISLLGGTFFNSTALNSRLIRLPVMNESNRYKKRSILNGLPYYDKSIIDKQIRAMNIEKVKLKLPVANASHFSASFNETVDDVEYLHGEVILNQFMNNKRIMRDYQWMLYYLNRFGGKNLTENGELKFGRNKIVSVKTWKQFEKWTMKRQEKFKEMHKIRMEIAEKRHHRKEANMKRLTDKARVKEIKRNLEEASVDFDVKSSGEFFSTEESNNNGNADEQQVEEYTAEEKDEEEKDRTMEALLPEFEDEVTISDEELEEVEELEDTHSEQVSFPDREIVIERELPVDDPELLKYQRILFGIPSSNQMELQIQNSNGVLQTKRVRVKRVPNPNALGYSNIRHRKPSYL
- the MTR4 gene encoding ATP-dependent RNA helicase mtr4, with protein sequence MDDLFGVFDENPQDLDSLEKEKLIKKDADSKPIEKDVKKRRNDQGDNKISSTKKARTYEKQLIDKKAIKPNVTPIVADSLEIEASREFDASDGLLESSKKQELEKEGSKSDTGDVEKDGSAGSTAKGPKMKLKHQVRHQVAVPPGYNYIPIGQHRREKEARTYPFKLDPFQDTSISCIDRDESVLVSAHTSAGKTVVAEYAIAQSLRDKQRVIYTSPIKALSNQKYRELHAEFGDVGLMTGDVTINPDAGCLVMTTEILRSMLYRGSEVMREVAWVIFDEVHYMRDKTRGVVWEETIILLPDKVHYVFLSATIPNAMEFAQWICKIHNQPCHIVYTDFRPTPLQHYLFPSGGEGIYLVVDEKGTFREENFQRAMASISNTQGDDPASIDSRKGGKTWKGGMHDGKSDIYKIVKMIWVKKYNPVIVFSFSKRDCEALALKMSKMDFNTAEEKQMSTKIFTNAIGILSDEDKELPQIKNILPLLKRGIGIHHSGLLPILKEVIEILFQEGLLKVLFATETFSIGLNMPAKTVVFTSVRKWDGTGFRWVSGGEYIQMSGRAGRRGLDDRGIVIMMIDEKMEPQVAKSMVKGQADRLDSAFHLGYNMILNLLRVEGISPEFMMESSFYQFQKSSAVPQLEKQIQDTKDKLEKIHIDDYDNIKEYYDLKKQLSQYRDDARKIITHPGNILPHLKSGRIIKVKIGDLDFGWAIVIDFHKRNPKRGHTTSTFTDHESYLVNVFVNTMFIDSPLNLIKPFSPLLPEGIRPAKKGEESTITVIPITLDSIQEISSCRSIMPKDINNRHSRDTLNRALKEIERRHPDGLPLLDPIAKMHIEDSGFMTLRKKMEILESKVQSNPLAKSPKLKELYNDYSEKVTFEDTVKKLEAKNSEVQSIIQLDDLKHRKRVLRRLGFISQNDVVEMKGRVACDISTGDELLLTELIFNGTFNELKPDQCASLLSCFVFEERSNEVPRLTPELAEPLKEMREMAGKIAKVSRESKIEIVEKDYVDSFRYELMEVVYSWCKGATFTQICKMTDVYEGSLIRMFRRLEEMIKQLVDAAKTIGNVTLEQKMNQCLELVHRDIVSAGSLYL